One part of the [Pantoea] beijingensis genome encodes these proteins:
- a CDS encoding DUF6911 family protein yields MTVKYELSRLCSGEKYVRNEFPLWSDVLNFLNALRNSSGSVNIRITNAPDVGPERLSVEAENGFYLVTLLEYDESGSDVRSIWDNTLSSEDNIIILGNYWPARQLTKDFDLVVRIFKEFFDTGNVSTELLN; encoded by the coding sequence ATGACAGTAAAATACGAGCTTTCTCGCTTATGTTCTGGTGAGAAATATGTCAGAAATGAATTTCCTCTGTGGTCTGATGTATTGAATTTTTTAAATGCCTTGAGGAATAGCAGCGGTAGTGTAAATATCAGGATTACTAATGCTCCAGATGTCGGACCAGAAAGACTGAGTGTTGAGGCCGAGAATGGTTTTTACCTTGTTACTTTGTTGGAATATGATGAATCTGGAAGTGATGTAAGATCCATATGGGATAATACGTTATCATCAGAAGATAATATCATTATCCTCGGTAATTACTGGCCTGCTCGTCAGCTAACAAAAGACTTTGATCTTGTTGTCAGGATCTTTAAAGAATTTTTCGATACTGGCAATGTATCAACGGAACTGTTGAATTAA
- a CDS encoding SymE family type I addiction module toxin has translation MRHRAPPRCCPAPSDHDPHAVAAVTTEAPELKTRRYTVGYIRDWKTHNKATSITLKGGWLDEAGFETGTPLKVRVMPGCLVLTAQEPEPALMQALKKVSKLSARKQRQVTDLIEVISKPQRQSGN, from the coding sequence GTGCGTCACCGTGCTCCACCACGTTGCTGCCCTGCACCGTCAGATCATGACCCGCACGCTGTCGCCGCTGTTACAACTGAAGCCCCGGAGTTAAAAACTCGCCGCTATACCGTGGGTTATATCCGCGACTGGAAGACGCACAACAAGGCCACCTCCATCACGCTGAAGGGCGGCTGGCTGGATGAGGCGGGATTTGAGACGGGAACGCCGCTTAAGGTGCGGGTGATGCCGGGCTGCCTGGTGCTCACCGCGCAGGAGCCAGAGCCGGCACTGATGCAGGCCCTGAAGAAGGTCAGTAAGCTCTCCGCCCGCAAGCAGCGCCAGGTCACGGATTTGATTGAGGTCATCAGTAAGCCACAGAGGCAGAGCGGTAACTGA
- a CDS encoding contact-dependent growth inhibition system immunity protein: MDFNKDQDYWASCYCTNEFLLIETQSGLGRTGRDPIFPSRLLPLSAENELVGEQILQALSDSRTLNILEERVAFFDLEKGKEQYVAWVAMLMEKYGYKSKKTLFKDMKNCGIHCVNGVITISPTRHEKLEGWGREKGDGIEDVILSTDSSPSEIGAGLRLALSRCKG; encoded by the coding sequence ATGGACTTTAATAAAGATCAGGATTATTGGGCTAGCTGCTACTGTACCAATGAATTTTTGCTCATTGAAACTCAGTCTGGATTAGGACGAACGGGGAGAGATCCTATTTTTCCATCTCGTTTATTACCTCTTTCTGCTGAGAATGAACTTGTTGGTGAACAAATTTTACAGGCATTATCTGATAGTCGTACATTGAACATTCTGGAGGAGCGTGTAGCCTTTTTTGACCTCGAAAAAGGCAAAGAACAATACGTTGCTTGGGTCGCAATGCTGATGGAAAAATATGGCTATAAATCTAAAAAAACACTGTTCAAAGATATGAAAAACTGTGGCATTCACTGTGTGAATGGTGTCATCACTATCTCTCCTACACGCCATGAAAAACTGGAAGGATGGGGAAGGGAAAAAGGTGATGGTATTGAAGATGTTATTCTATCAACAGACAGTTCCCCGTCTGAAATTGGTGCGGGACTACGGTTGGCACTCAGTCGTTGTAAAGGTTAA
- a CDS encoding hemagglutinin repeat-containing protein, whose protein sequence is MNKLCYRIVFNRARQMLMVVSELAKAHGGESTRGPGVAPLACVKLSALTFSLWLASGLIAQDALAAGIVADGNAPGRQQPTVINTSNGLPQVNIQAPNKNGLSHNRYSQFDVGERGAILNNSRGNSKTQLAGMVAGNPWLAGGEAKVILNEVNSRNPSQLKGFVEVAGGRADVIIANPAGITCSGCGFINANTSTLAAGKTLIENGRIKGYDVNNGRIRIEGKGLNDSQSNYTRLIARSVNINARLQAKNLQLTTGRNQTDAEGNVVKASADNAVDKPEFALDVAALGGMYANKITLVGTERGVGVHNAGEIGAAAGELALSADGRLTNTGLMKSTQAVRLNASDIDNGGSITSDSRIQLNARNQITQRGTALAAGDVQITAASISARQGSVTAAGVDAQGKLTRAGTMTLSADGKLDAQGKLLAGHQLAASGQSLDLHTAQVKAQTIALTAERGDIDTRNATLVADNALIARTRGLLQNDGGHLSADKLQLDVKRLSNRKGALAQTGRTALTLKSQQIDNDAGSITAANGLSLTADSLNNRQGQIGSFDGGLTLDAGQIDNQQGRLIAQKNGGLNVTSSNFSGDHGAIISEGALTLRGDRLSLNNAWSEGQQVTLRGGSLTHRGGTILQRGGTTADLTFSGDIDNANGQIVSQGGLNINSGAFNNQHGTLSGAGALSLNQRGTLTNQQGKIDASVITFNGQALNNTAGLIQAKHNITLDTQGQQLNNTQTLGDAAGIRAGGTLTLRAGEVNNQSGLIAADILTGEGHRWDNRHGETSANQALTLSGTGLDNREGLISSRKGPLSLTAREAIDNQGGTVQSGSNITVKSASLDNRSGTLLAGGGDMAIALARGLDNQNGRIFGKQGIVLNAAQLNNQQGRFSTSLGILKLFISGAADNQHGVLESARALLLSAASLNNDSGVIQSAGDEASLTLNGELTNTDGRIAAQRALAIDTHGLNNQRGKIVGDEVTLKSGELNNTRGLIQATHNLHLTTGSQRLINTDTRSNTTGIRAGGTLTLDSGEVDNHEGLLAAGQLDGRASRWNNQRGEINALGDIALNGNQLTNQQGQLQAGGSLRVDMQQGTLDNQNGLMLANHTLTLLSGLLSNKGGTLQGNGALSLYSGQLDNQSGKLLSGGDLTLSASTVNNQQGKIFAWKNGELNVTAAINNAQGFIKANETLRLSADSLDNQQTRTSGKGIEANNLQLAARTVNNQQGALRAASRLAADIKAVLDNRQGVISSQQQLDINAGGAGTLVVKNQDGELVAQKSLNAQINQLDGVGRITAQQTLSLTTLMHLLQDGTLASNGDLTLNARGGLTNGGLLTALRALAISAPELNNRNDGEINGQSVNIQAGQLTNTGLIDGATSRLVADRLHNSGSGRIYADNLLIDARRLINDKDPQQNKSATIAGRQRLVIATDHLTNSDHALIYSDGDMAIGGKLAQDGTVSGLAKKVENLSADIEAIGALHLAAQQIDNRDIHLLLSDEPVLVSISDEVEEFQFCQGDGDGACFGGDGKRYKLGPWEGRYRYAIDDNGKRIEGVFLQKEAGNGSRLRFFIPGGVTKHFYEYRYQTKTWQTQVVHKDPSTLRSGKNMTIEGGTLTNQDSRIIAGGDLVARTAQLNNKETQGIQRIEEQGQAISHYKGGSNWHTRQTTHDYDGKHSESALALHLMSVETQAGQGAGQDIDDQHNQGTTIDADGVQKENAAAGQANGSGMVDVSLDGPNDAGELAPAQPGGIIEIPISKDGKSDDLVARVVPPNTTLPDNSLFELHPGKGNGYLVETDSRYTNGKKWLSSQDVWGDSLHKRLGDGFYEQRLVRDQLTQATGQRFLPGMSDDNEQYKWLLNNGKSFAEKYQLQPGVALSPEQIALLTNDMVWMVNKTVTLPDGRTEVVSVPQLYVRVKPGDATGNGALLAGNRVLIDNSGDVTNSGSIQGRELTQISASNLSNEGFIQGKKLTVLADNDITNTGGQLLAGDSLQLAAGHNIISETLGGSKGSEAWLERGAGIYVENDRGQLTLQAGNDIRLTASELVNRGKESNTRLTAGRDLTLDTRQLSHGTDYTRDDKHYDRSLQTAEAGSRIDAGGNLQLAAGRDINARAADINAQDALTAQAGRDINLTSGESTLDHEGRSKWTNKGFMSKTTHEFYGKTTSSEAQSTTVSGDSVRMSAGHDLTVQGSNVVGTKDVALAAGNNLTLTTADESQHDTQISQKKKSGLMSTGGLGFTVGSASQKQSTDSDSNVKKGSTVGSSAGSVSLTAGNTATLHGSDVVAGKDLSITGREVQITAAQNSHTELTKTEEKSSGFTLALSGTAGSALNTATQQAKSARSEDDGRLAALKGTQAVLNGVSAAQAVDKDRVMGNDPENDNTVGVSLSYGSQSSKSERKVEQQTSAGSTLNAGRDLSIRATGGDIAVEGSQLKAGRDTTLDAARDILLSSSANSETVSGSNSSHGGSVGVGIGVGSGGFGLSVSASVNAGKGKENGSTVTHSETTVESGNRVTLKSGRDATLTGAQVSGEQIVAEVGRNLTLTSEQDSDRYDSKQQNASAGGSFTFGSMTGSGSVNLSRDKMHSNVDSVQEQTGLFAGKGGYDIRVGEHTQLNGAVIASTADGGKNVLDTGTLGWRDIDNRADYKVEHQSVGVSSGGGIGGNFAGNMANGLLAGMNSEGHAGSTTHAAVSEGTIRVRDGGKQQQDVADLSRDTEHAANGLSPIFDKEKEQKRLREAQLIGEIGNQAADIARTKGEIAKLKAGREALAKKGIHEPERKAGETDKDYRGRWKDYNNAVAATDAYKEADRKWGTGGGIQQGIQAATAAVQGLAGGNLAQAISGAANPYIAEQIHKLTGGNLAAQAMAHAVVGAVVSHASGNSALAGAAGAVSGELMAQLVMKELYPGKKVSELTEEQRQTISALGTLAAGLAGGLAGDSTADAVAGAQTGKNAAENNALSASQALSFDKELSDCRKSGGDCRAVIDKWKQISDKQSAETDQKLKDDPVGAQVWDKEVAQGGSDMANRPGWLGNLPGVDVMTSDEAKAYVQQWNGQDLANIDVNSPGWTKFAAFASDPENQAMVGSLGLLAKELGAAAISFMGRNTATATVSAAEVGIKWGQGNMKQGMPWEDYVGKSLSADARLPQNFKTFDYYDGATKTAVSAKSMDTQTMAKLGNPNQVYSSIKGNINAAAKFERSELSGQVLNSSMIANREIQLAVPANTTKAQWVEINRAIEYGKSQGVKVTVTQVK, encoded by the coding sequence ATGAATAAGTTGTGCTATCGAATTGTATTTAACCGTGCTCGCCAGATGTTAATGGTGGTATCGGAATTGGCTAAGGCGCACGGCGGAGAGTCAACGCGTGGCCCAGGCGTTGCGCCACTGGCCTGCGTTAAACTCTCAGCGTTAACCTTTTCGTTATGGCTGGCAAGCGGGCTGATCGCACAGGATGCGCTGGCTGCGGGTATCGTGGCGGATGGCAACGCGCCAGGTCGTCAGCAGCCGACCGTGATTAACACCTCAAACGGCCTGCCGCAGGTCAATATCCAGGCACCGAATAAAAACGGTTTGTCGCACAATCGCTATAGCCAGTTCGACGTCGGTGAACGTGGAGCAATCCTCAATAACAGCCGGGGCAATAGCAAAACGCAACTGGCGGGGATGGTCGCGGGTAACCCCTGGCTGGCCGGTGGCGAAGCAAAAGTGATTCTCAATGAAGTTAACAGCCGCAACCCCAGCCAGCTGAAAGGTTTTGTCGAAGTGGCCGGCGGTCGGGCGGATGTGATTATCGCTAACCCAGCGGGGATTACCTGTAGCGGCTGTGGTTTTATCAACGCTAACACCTCCACGCTGGCCGCCGGTAAAACGCTGATTGAAAATGGTCGCATCAAGGGATACGACGTTAACAACGGTCGTATCCGCATTGAAGGCAAAGGGCTGAACGACAGCCAGAGTAATTACACCCGACTGATTGCCCGTTCGGTCAATATTAATGCCCGCCTGCAGGCAAAAAATTTACAGCTCACCACCGGACGTAATCAGACCGATGCGGAAGGTAACGTGGTGAAAGCCAGCGCGGATAACGCGGTAGACAAACCTGAGTTTGCGCTTGATGTAGCCGCATTAGGCGGCATGTACGCCAACAAAATCACCCTGGTGGGCACCGAGCGCGGCGTTGGTGTGCACAACGCGGGTGAAATCGGTGCGGCGGCCGGTGAACTGGCGCTGAGTGCAGACGGCAGGCTGACCAATACCGGATTGATGAAATCGACCCAGGCTGTGCGGCTAAACGCCAGTGATATCGACAATGGCGGCAGTATCACCTCCGACAGCCGCATACAGCTCAACGCGCGTAATCAGATTACGCAACGCGGTACCGCTCTGGCGGCGGGCGATGTGCAGATTACCGCCGCATCAATCTCCGCCCGGCAGGGCAGCGTCACGGCAGCCGGTGTAGATGCGCAAGGGAAACTGACGCGAGCGGGAACGATGACGCTCAGTGCCGATGGTAAACTGGACGCTCAGGGAAAACTGCTGGCGGGTCATCAACTGGCGGCCAGCGGGCAGTCCTTGGATCTGCACACCGCGCAAGTAAAGGCACAAACCATCGCCTTAACCGCCGAACGCGGTGATATCGACACACGTAACGCGACGCTGGTTGCGGATAACGCGCTGATCGCCCGCACCCGCGGCCTGTTACAGAATGACGGCGGACATCTCAGTGCGGACAAGCTTCAGCTGGATGTCAAACGCCTCAGCAACCGTAAGGGAGCACTGGCACAAACCGGGCGTACGGCTTTAACGCTTAAATCGCAGCAAATCGATAACGATGCTGGCTCGATCACGGCGGCGAACGGCCTGTCACTCACTGCTGATTCCCTCAATAACCGACAGGGACAAATCGGCAGTTTTGACGGTGGGTTAACCCTTGATGCCGGACAAATTGATAACCAGCAGGGGCGCCTGATCGCCCAGAAAAACGGTGGGCTTAACGTCACCAGCAGCAATTTTTCCGGTGACCATGGCGCTATCATTAGCGAAGGCGCACTCACGCTGCGCGGCGATCGTTTATCGCTAAATAATGCCTGGAGCGAAGGGCAGCAGGTCACGCTACGCGGTGGCAGCCTGACGCATCGCGGCGGCACCATACTGCAGCGCGGTGGAACAACCGCCGATCTGACATTCAGCGGTGATATTGATAACGCGAATGGACAGATTGTCAGCCAGGGTGGCCTGAATATCAACAGCGGCGCGTTCAATAATCAGCACGGCACGCTCAGCGGCGCAGGCGCACTCAGCCTGAACCAGCGAGGAACCCTGACTAACCAGCAGGGGAAAATTGACGCTTCGGTCATCACCTTTAATGGCCAGGCGCTGAACAACACGGCAGGCCTGATCCAGGCAAAACATAACATCACGCTGGACACGCAGGGCCAGCAACTGAATAACACACAAACGCTTGGCGATGCGGCTGGTATTCGCGCAGGCGGTACGCTGACGCTGCGTGCGGGTGAGGTGAACAACCAGTCCGGTCTGATTGCGGCGGATATCCTCACGGGCGAAGGTCACCGCTGGGACAATCGTCATGGCGAAACCAGTGCTAATCAGGCGCTGACACTTAGCGGCACCGGGTTGGACAACCGCGAAGGGTTGATCAGCAGCCGCAAAGGGCCACTCAGCCTGACGGCACGCGAGGCGATCGATAATCAGGGCGGCACTGTTCAAAGCGGCAGCAATATTACGGTTAAAAGCGCGTCGCTGGATAACCGCTCCGGTACGCTGCTGGCAGGCGGTGGCGACATGGCTATCGCGCTGGCGCGCGGCCTGGACAACCAAAATGGTCGCATCTTCGGGAAACAGGGGATCGTACTGAATGCTGCACAACTGAATAACCAGCAGGGGCGTTTCAGTACCTCGCTCGGCATACTCAAGCTATTCATTTCCGGGGCGGCAGACAACCAGCATGGCGTACTGGAAAGCGCCCGTGCGCTACTTCTGAGTGCCGCCAGCCTGAACAACGACAGCGGTGTGATTCAGTCGGCGGGTGACGAGGCCAGCCTGACGCTGAACGGCGAACTGACGAACACCGATGGCCGGATTGCGGCACAGCGGGCGCTGGCCATCGACACGCATGGCCTCAATAACCAGCGCGGAAAAATCGTCGGCGATGAAGTGACGCTGAAAAGCGGTGAACTGAATAACACCCGCGGCCTGATACAGGCGACGCACAACCTTCACCTGACCACCGGTAGCCAGCGGCTGATTAACACCGATACCCGCAGCAACACCACCGGTATTCGCGCGGGCGGCACCCTGACGCTGGACAGCGGAGAGGTAGATAACCACGAAGGCCTGCTGGCGGCAGGCCAGCTTGATGGCCGCGCCAGCCGCTGGAATAACCAACGCGGTGAAATTAACGCACTGGGCGATATCGCACTCAACGGGAACCAATTGACCAACCAGCAGGGACAATTACAGGCGGGTGGCTCGCTGCGGGTGGATATGCAACAGGGAACGCTGGATAACCAGAACGGCCTGATGCTGGCTAACCACACGCTGACGCTGTTAAGCGGACTGCTAAGCAACAAGGGCGGAACCCTGCAGGGAAATGGTGCCCTTTCGTTGTATAGCGGACAGCTTGATAATCAGAGTGGCAAGCTGCTTTCCGGCGGCGATCTCACGCTTAGCGCCAGCACAGTAAACAATCAGCAGGGCAAAATATTTGCCTGGAAAAACGGTGAGCTTAACGTCACTGCCGCTATCAACAACGCTCAGGGCTTTATTAAAGCCAACGAGACGCTGCGTCTCAGTGCTGACAGCCTTGATAACCAGCAAACCCGCACCAGCGGGAAAGGCATCGAAGCAAACAACCTGCAGCTTGCTGCACGGACAGTGAACAATCAGCAGGGGGCACTCCGCGCCGCCAGCCGTCTGGCTGCGGATATCAAGGCGGTGCTGGATAACCGTCAGGGCGTGATCTCTTCGCAGCAGCAACTGGATATTAATGCCGGAGGCGCAGGCACGCTGGTGGTAAAAAACCAGGATGGCGAGCTGGTGGCGCAGAAAAGCCTCAACGCACAGATCAATCAACTCGACGGTGTAGGTCGTATCACCGCTCAGCAGACGCTGAGCCTGACCACGCTGATGCATTTGTTGCAGGATGGTACGCTTGCCAGTAACGGCGATCTAACCCTCAATGCGCGCGGTGGCCTGACCAACGGCGGTCTTCTGACGGCGCTGCGCGCGCTGGCGATTAGTGCGCCAGAATTGAATAACCGCAACGACGGTGAAATCAATGGCCAGTCGGTGAACATTCAGGCCGGTCAGTTAACCAATACCGGACTGATTGATGGCGCAACCAGCCGTCTGGTTGCGGATAGGCTACATAACAGCGGCAGCGGGCGCATCTATGCGGATAACCTGCTGATCGATGCCCGCCGACTTATCAACGATAAAGACCCGCAGCAAAATAAATCGGCCACGATCGCCGGCCGTCAGCGGCTGGTCATCGCCACGGACCATTTAACCAACAGCGATCACGCGCTGATATACAGCGACGGCGATATGGCGATCGGCGGAAAGCTGGCACAGGATGGCACGGTTTCAGGCCTGGCTAAAAAAGTGGAAAACCTCAGCGCGGATATCGAAGCGATTGGCGCTTTGCATCTCGCTGCGCAGCAGATTGACAACCGTGATATTCACCTGTTGCTCAGTGACGAACCGGTGCTGGTTTCAATTTCTGATGAAGTCGAGGAATTCCAGTTCTGCCAGGGAGATGGTGACGGCGCCTGCTTTGGCGGCGATGGCAAACGTTACAAGCTTGGTCCGTGGGAAGGGCGTTATCGTTATGCGATTGATGACAATGGCAAACGCATCGAGGGCGTGTTCCTGCAGAAAGAAGCAGGCAACGGCAGCAGACTGCGCTTTTTTATCCCTGGCGGGGTGACTAAGCACTTTTATGAATACCGCTACCAGACCAAAACCTGGCAAACCCAGGTCGTGCATAAAGATCCGTCTACGCTGCGCAGCGGCAAAAATATGACGATTGAAGGCGGGACGCTGACCAACCAGGACAGCCGCATCATCGCAGGTGGCGATCTCGTCGCCCGGACGGCCCAGTTGAACAATAAAGAGACCCAGGGTATTCAGCGCATCGAAGAACAAGGCCAGGCCATTTCCCACTATAAAGGGGGCAGTAACTGGCATACCCGACAGACAACGCATGACTACGATGGCAAACACAGTGAAAGCGCATTAGCACTGCATCTGATGAGTGTGGAAACCCAGGCTGGGCAGGGTGCGGGGCAGGATATTGACGACCAGCATAACCAGGGAACGACGATCGACGCAGACGGGGTACAGAAGGAAAACGCCGCCGCTGGCCAGGCTAACGGGAGCGGGATGGTTGATGTCAGCCTTGATGGCCCGAACGATGCGGGCGAGTTGGCACCGGCACAGCCGGGCGGCATCATCGAGATTCCAATTTCGAAAGATGGCAAATCGGACGATTTAGTGGCGCGCGTCGTGCCACCGAATACCACCCTGCCGGACAACAGCCTGTTTGAACTGCATCCGGGTAAAGGCAATGGCTACCTGGTTGAGACTGACAGTCGTTATACCAACGGCAAAAAATGGCTCAGTAGCCAGGATGTCTGGGGCGACAGCTTGCATAAACGCCTGGGCGATGGTTTTTACGAACAGCGTCTGGTGCGCGATCAGCTTACTCAGGCGACCGGGCAGCGTTTTCTGCCAGGCATGAGTGATGATAATGAACAATATAAATGGCTGCTGAATAACGGAAAGTCGTTTGCCGAGAAATACCAGCTGCAGCCGGGTGTGGCACTGAGTCCGGAGCAGATCGCCCTGTTGACCAACGACATGGTGTGGATGGTGAATAAAACCGTGACCCTGCCGGATGGCCGTACCGAAGTGGTGAGCGTGCCGCAGCTGTATGTCCGGGTGAAACCGGGTGATGCGACGGGCAATGGCGCACTGCTGGCGGGCAACCGGGTGCTGATAGACAACAGCGGCGACGTCACCAACAGCGGCAGCATTCAGGGCCGGGAACTGACGCAAATCAGCGCCAGCAACCTGAGCAACGAAGGCTTTATTCAGGGCAAAAAACTGACGGTCTTAGCGGATAACGATATCACTAACACCGGCGGCCAACTGCTGGCGGGCGATAGCCTTCAGCTTGCGGCCGGACATAACATCATCAGCGAGACGCTGGGCGGCAGCAAGGGAAGCGAAGCCTGGCTGGAACGTGGCGCCGGTATTTATGTTGAAAATGACCGCGGCCAGCTAACGCTGCAGGCAGGTAACGACATCCGCCTGACCGCCAGCGAACTGGTTAACCGGGGCAAAGAGAGTAACACCCGGCTGACGGCGGGCCGGGACCTGACGCTGGACACGCGTCAGCTCAGCCACGGCACCGACTACACTCGCGACGACAAACACTACGACCGCTCGCTGCAGACTGCAGAAGCGGGCAGCCGCATTGACGCGGGGGGCAACCTGCAGCTTGCTGCGGGGCGCGATATCAACGCCCGCGCGGCGGATATCAACGCGCAGGATGCGTTAACCGCGCAGGCGGGGCGCGATATCAACCTGACCAGCGGCGAATCGACGCTGGACCACGAAGGGCGCAGCAAGTGGACCAACAAAGGGTTTATGTCGAAGACCACGCACGAGTTTTACGGCAAAACCACCTCCAGCGAGGCGCAGAGCACCACCGTAAGCGGCGACAGCGTGCGGATGAGCGCGGGTCATGACCTGACGGTGCAGGGCAGCAACGTGGTGGGCACGAAGGACGTGGCGCTGGCGGCGGGCAATAACCTGACGTTAACCACCGCCGACGAGTCGCAGCACGACACGCAGATATCGCAGAAGAAGAAATCGGGCCTGATGAGTACCGGCGGCCTGGGCTTTACGGTCGGGTCGGCCAGTCAGAAGCAGAGCACCGACAGCGACAGCAACGTGAAGAAAGGCAGCACGGTGGGCAGCAGTGCGGGCAGCGTCAGCCTGACGGCCGGCAATACGGCAACCCTGCACGGCAGCGACGTGGTGGCGGGCAAAGACCTGAGTATCACCGGACGCGAGGTGCAGATAACGGCGGCGCAGAACAGCCACACGGAGCTGACAAAGACCGAAGAAAAATCCAGCGGCTTCACGCTGGCGCTTTCGGGTACGGCGGGCAGCGCGCTGAACACGGCAACGCAGCAGGCGAAATCGGCACGCAGTGAGGATGACGGACGGCTGGCGGCGCTGAAGGGCACCCAGGCGGTGCTGAACGGCGTGAGCGCGGCGCAGGCGGTTGACAAGGATCGGGTCATGGGTAACGATCCGGAGAATGACAACACGGTGGGCGTGAGCCTGAGCTACGGCAGCCAGTCGTCGAAATCGGAACGTAAGGTTGAGCAGCAGACTTCGGCGGGTAGCACGCTGAACGCCGGACGTGACCTGAGTATTCGTGCGACGGGCGGGGATATTGCGGTGGAGGGCAGTCAGCTGAAGGCGGGTCGTGACACGACGCTTGATGCCGCGCGGGATATCCTGCTGTCGTCATCGGCGAACAGCGAAACGGTGAGCGGCAGCAACAGCAGCCACGGCGGTAGCGTGGGCGTGGGGATAGGCGTGGGCTCGGGCGGTTTTGGCCTCAGCGTGTCGGCGAGCGTGAACGCCGGCAAGGGGAAAGAGAACGGCAGCACGGTGACGCACAGCGAAACGACGGTGGAGAGCGGTAACCGGGTGACGCTGAAGAGCGGACGTGACGCGACGCTGACGGGCGCGCAGGTCAGCGGCGAGCAGATAGTGGCGGAGGTGGGTCGCAACCTGACGCTGACGTCGGAGCAGGACAGCGACCGTTATGATTCAAAGCAGCAGAACGCGAGCGCGGGAGGCAGCTTTACCTTTGGTTCGATGACGGGGTCGGGCAGCGTGAACCTGAGCCGTGACAAAATGCACAGCAACGTTGACTCGGTGCAGGAGCAGACGGGGCTGTTTGCGGGTAAAGGCGGTTACGATATCCGCGTGGGTGAACACACGCAGCTGAACGGGGCGGTGATAGCCTCGACGGCGGACGGCGGTAAAAACGTGCTGGACACGGGCACGCTGGGGTGGCGTGATATCGACAACCGTGCGGACTATAAAGTTGAGCACCAGAGCGTGGGCGTGAGCTCGGGCGGCGGCATTGGCGGGAATTTTGCGGGCAACATGGCAAATGGTCTGCTGGCGGGGATGAATAGCGAAGGGCATGCGGGCTCGACGACGCACGCGGCGGTAAGCGAAGGGACGATACGGGTTCGTGACGGCGGGAAACAGCAGCAGGACGTGGCGGACCTCAGCCGCGATACTGAGCATGCGGCGAACGGCCTGAGCCCGATATTTGACAAGGAGAAGGAGCAGAAGCGTTTAAGGGAAGCGCAGCTTATCGGTGAGATAGGGAATCAGGCTGCGGATATTGCGCGGACGAAGGGCGAGATTGCGAAGCTGAAGGCGGGCAGGGAAGCGCTGGCGAAAAAGGGTATACACGAACCGGAGAGAAAAGCCGGGGAGACGGATAAGGATTACCGGGGCCGCTGGAAGGATTATAACAATGCGGTTGCCGCGACGGACGCCTACAAAGAAGCGGACCGGAAATGGGGAACCGGTGGTGGTATCCAGCAGGGTATCCAGGCGGCGACGGCGGCGGTGCAGGGTCTTGCGGGGGGGAATCTGGCGCAGGCCATCAGCGGCGCGGCGAATCCCTACATAGCGGAGCAAATCCATAAGCTGACGGGAGGTAACCTGGCGGCGCAGGCGATGGCACATGCGGTGGTGGGTGCGGTGGTCTCGCATGCTTCAGGTAACAGCGCCCTGGCCGGAGCCGCAGGCGCGGTAAGTGGCGAACTGATGGCGCAACTGGTGATGAAGGAGCTGTATCCGGGCAAGAAAGTGAGCGAGCTGACGGAAGAACAGCGTCAGACCATCAGCGCGCTGGGCACGCTGGCGGCGGGACTTGCAGGAGGTCTGGCAGGGGACAGTACGGCGGATGCAGTTGCGGGTGCGCAGACCGGGAAGAATGCGGCGGAGAATAATGCGCTGAGTGCCAGCCAGGCGCTGAGTTTTGATAAAGAGCTGTCCGATTGCCGGAAATCCGGAGGTGACTGCCGGGCGGTGATTGATAAGTGGAAGCAGATTAGCGATAAGCAAAGCGCAGAAACCGATCAGAAGCTGAAAGACGATCCGGTTGGAGCACAGGTCTGGGATAAAGAAGTTGCCCAGGGTGGTTCGGACATGGCTAATCGTCCGGGCTGGCTGGGTAATCTTCCCGGTGTCGATGTGATGACCAGCGACGAAGCCAAAGCCTATGTTCAGCAGTGGAACGGTCAGGATTTGGCAAATATTGATGTTAACAGTCCTGGCTGGACGAAGTTTGCAGCGTTTGCGTCCGATCCGGAAAACCAGGCTATGGTAGGATCACTCGGATTGCTGGCTAAAGAGCTGGGTGCTGCGGCCATCTCGTTCATGGGGCGGAATACAGCAACGGCTACCGTCAGCGCTGCAGAAGTCGGTATTAAATGGGGTCAGGGTAATATGAAGCAGGGAATGCCGTGGGAGGATTATGTCGGCAAATCATTGTCTGCTGATGCCCGATTGCCGCAGAACTTTAAAACCTTTGATTACTATGACGGTGCGACCAAAACAGCGGTAAGTGCCAAATCGATGGACACGCAGACAATGGCGAAGCTGGGTAATCCCAATCAGGTTTACAGTTCGATTAAGGGCAATATTAACGCGGCTGCGAAATTTGAACGGTCTGAATTATCAGGGCAAGTACTTAATTCTTCTATGATTGCTAACAGAGAAATCCAATTAGCTGTTCCGGCTAATACAACTAAAGCCCAGTGGGTGGAAATAAACAGGGCTATTGAGTATGGTAAATCTCAGGGCGTAAAAGTGACAGTAACGCAGGTGAAATGA